The DNA region ATCAGGTTCTAAAGTATCTGTAGAATCTCAGAACAAAATCTACATGGACAGTTCAATGGGATGGCACAGGCAGAGCAAAAATAAGACACTAGTTTGTGAtaggaaagagagagaggaatGTGGCTTCAGTTGCATATGTTCTGGTTCTCACCTCTAtcaggagaaaggaaaacagatccCCACATAGTGCTGTATTTCCAGTACCTATTCTAAAGCTTTATAAGTGCTTCTCTTTCAATTGATGAAGACACTACAGTATTAAATAGATTAGATATATATGACATTAATGTGGACAACTAATATGAGCTATTATTCCTGAACAAGTACATTGAGAGCAAGACACTCTGTTAAAGTTTGTAGACATTAAAATTCACAGgagatttagatttttttttcatttccttttagcTGCATTCAGCATGCTGATCCATGCCAGTGAGCTGGAGTCTGGAAGAAATCCAAACATCATCTCATACTCACCAAGGAAACAACTAATGTGAAGAGCCAGGCATAGATAAAAAAGTAGTCTCCCCCTATTTTAATAATGTAAAGCAGAAGGGATGTCACTGGCAACAGAATGCACTGAGTCACAACAAACTTCTTGATAGCATCCTTAAAAAAGAATCCCAGTGTCTGCAAAGAAAGGATAAATTGGATCAGTGACATCAATGTAAATATTAATATGTCATTCTGGTTAGCGAATTGATCCATTCAGTTAAAACAAAACAGCAATGCCAGAGTCATAAGAAAATCAGAGTCAGTAAAAAAGGAGCTCTCCCAGTAGCTCCTTACATTTACACAGACCCAAGCCCATGCAGATGCACTCTCCCTCAGTAAGGCCTGACCCAAACCATTATTTTGTGTTGCACATTCATTAAGGACCAGTCTGTGTAAGCAATCTGAACCAATGTGGTCACTACAAGAGCTCTCTGCAATACCTGTTGATTGAAGCCATGTTTCTCTTCTATGACAAATGTATTATACAAACTCCATGGGAGACCAGTCAGTGCACTGAAGAGTGTTGCAAGCAGCAGAAATACCAATGACTGAACAatctaaaaaacaaaacaaaaccacctgATATTTACTGACCCGTTCTAACAAATATTCCAGGTGTTAAAAATGGCTTTTAGGTCAGTGATTTAACTGAAACCAGTTAGATTATGCTGGATAAATTCACAGAATTAAAATGTTCATAATGACTAATTATTGCTCACTGTAATAGCTTACTAAGGATTTGGAGCACAAATCTGGATACATGCCTCATCCACAGCACAAAGGTAACATAAGCAGTAGATTTAAATTTCTTACCCTTTTAGTGTGCAGGTAGATCAATTCTAGGATTAGTAAAAAGAAAACACTCAAATAAAGAGCTCCCAAAAACCAAACTCACCATCTCATTTGACTCAAGCAGTAGACTTTGCTTTAACACATAAGGCTGTTTTAATTAGTAAGCTAATTTAAAAGCAAGCTAATTTACTGTCACCAGTTCTCAGAATGACGGAGTCATTGTGTGCACCAGAAAGTATCTGTCATTTTTACTCTATTACAGGTTAACTAAATCTCACTTTTAACTAAATaccaatttaaaaataattattgcaGTAGGGACCAAATACTTGCACAGGAATTTAAAGCCTGCTTACCTCATATTCTGGTCCAAACCCAGCACGACCAGAGATCTGACCAGACAGTTTCCATAGAAAAGGAATTCCTCCACAGAGGAGAATCATcttcaaaacaaaaccacataCCACAGAGGCAGTGTGAAACACACTGTCATCTTAGCCTACTAACATTTCAGCACAAGAACCTTTTAAGGGTGAATAAGATAAGTTTTATAATTAGCTTTTTGCCAGCCCTGTGATCTTAACAGTGATAAAACAAGCCTGGAATATCTGGCATTAATTAATACCTTACAAAAGCAGAGAGCAggtaattaattatttttccagTGAAATACAAGCATATTTCCAAACCTGTTTTCTGTACACTTGGCCACTGTACTGGCTTAGACATAAGGTGTATATTTGTGGTTGTATAAAGAGGAGCTGCCCTCCTCTCCTAGAGGTTCACCTGAGTTCCCTGCCCAGAGAAAAGCACCAGTTTCACTTTCAGTACTGGAGTTGCTACAGCCATGTTGAGGAAAGCTCTGTGGTCTCCTCCTTGTGCAtgctcccagcatctcctgaTGTACTGGCTGCCAAGGAAGGGAGTGAACATCTGGGGTACATCACCATCAAAGAAATGCCCAAGCTACAGCTACTGAGGCTCACTGCAGCTCACAGCCAGGCCTGGCAGCATTTCTCAAACAGCCCAACTTGTAAATATTTCATGGTTGCTTTCTTAGCAAGTGATGcatctatatatataaaaatcagtTTTCAAGCAAGCAGCCTTCCAATATTGATGACACCAGAGGTTTATCTATTTCTTTCTTTTGAAAAGGCTTACTCTTACAACCTAACAATTAGGGTGCATTTTCAGTGTCAGGAGGAGATGGAAAGGACCAAAGCAAGTGTGGTGGTTTTAAAAGCTTAATGGAGAAATGAAAGCCACTTCaactgcactttttttttttctctttttacctTCTACTTAAATTTTATCTAAAAATGAAAGTAGTTGCATTCCTCCAAACACAGGGAAAGGTCTGCATTTTAACAATTTAAAATAATTCATACTGCTTAATTATTTTGCAATGGAAACTACTATAGAACATAATTAAAATGTAAGCTAACACAGTAGTTGTGCAGTATGACTCAGCACTGCAGAAAGAAATTACATGCTTTCTGAACAATTACTTCTTTTTGTGTAGCAAATACAgccacaaacaaaaccagaatatAAATGTCAGTGTTCACCATACGACACCAGAATGCCAATGGTGCTGCTGCATGGGTTCACTAAGAACCAAAGTACTTCACAGTTTAGGTACATTAAAAATATCACATGAAAGGTACTTACAGTGCCCTCAACTTCTGAATAGAGGCCTGACCAAAAGCTGAAAGTACTTTTGTCCAACTGATAGAGGCGAGATTTTTCAAATGTTTCTGAGTCCAtgatctgtcccagctcctggggTACATGTGTTGTTGTTCTATACACCCGCCGCtgaaaaagtgaagacaaaactTAAAGTTTACAGCTAATATTTTAAAGGAGATaaataagattttaaaataaCACATAAAATGATCCCACGGGCCACCACagaaagttaaaaagaaaaaacaacacacaAAGGAACAATTATTCCTAAATTCCGGTTTTCTATGAAGTTCTAAATATAAAACTGAATCATAATTATTATGCTGTAACCAGGAACTGAACTGCTGGCTTAATAACTTATCTATGTGTGATCAAATACAGATCACACAAACTGATTTTTCCACAGGATGTTACTTACCACACCACAGTTAACAACTCGGCTCATTTTGAAACCAAAACCCCGATCCTCCTGTGCAAACCCTGTGACTTCACCAGAACAGAGCTACAGAGTGGCTGCACAAACGAGGTGCTATTTCCTTTTCAGTAAAGAACTTTTCACTTGAAAATTTTTTAAAACTAGAagtcttttccctcagctgtcTTGTTTCAGTATACTTACGCATTCTTTAAGGAAAAGCTGCCTACCCTTTGTCACCTCAAAACACATTCTGTCCTGTCCGTGGCATCAGGCTGCATGTCCGACCCCGGGGCTCACACACCTCGGTGTGTGGCTGCTACTAAACCTGCCaggtgggcaggctggggagggaCATGTGGCTGTCAGGGAACAGCCGGGACCTGACAAAGGGACCCTCCGTCCTCTATGCTGTATTCTGCAATAAGAAGCGGGGCTGGGATGTGCCTTCCAGGGCGGCCATCGCTCGGAGGCTGCCAGGCATCACCTGCTCGGGGCCGTGCTGAACGGCGGCCTGTGCAGCGCTTCCTTCCTCTTTCCTTCACCGGTTCAACTGTCGCTATTTAAACTCACGcatttcctcatttttcctcaTATCGCTGTCCCAGGGAGGAGAACCGAGCTGCTGGGGGTGCCGAGCCGCCGTGACCCTACCGCACTCACCCCACTCGCCGCTGTGAGCGCTCCCACCATCCTCTACAGCGCTGAGGCCGCCCGGGACAGGGCCGAGCCCTCCACAGGCGGGTGACAAACCCCGCGTCCCCCGGCTCCGGCtccagccccggccccagccccggccccggacATCCTCCACGTGAGGCCGGGCTGGACCCGGCACAGCCCCGGCCCGCCAGCCACCGTCCCCGCCAGAGCCCCACCGACCTGCCGGTGCGCCAGGAAAGCCTCCCAGAGGTAGACGGCCCACGAGAAGAGCAGGACGGAGCAGAAGATGCGGCGCTCAGccggcagctctgcccacagGTCGCCGGACAGCGCCATGGCCGCTCCACCCGCCGCACGCTGCGGCGCCGCCTGGCGGCCGGAGGAACCGAGGGTGGggcagggcggggcggggcggccgcggcgggCTGGGCTACGTGAGGGGCGGCCGCGgcaggctctgggctgggctccgtGAGGGGCGGCTGCGGACTGGGCTCCCTGAGGGGCTCCATGGTGGGCTCCGGGCTGGGCTCCTTGAGGGGCGGCGCGGCGGCTCCGGCTGGGCTCCATGGTGGGCTCCGTGAGGGGTGGCCGTGGGGGCTCCATGGCGGGCTCCGGGCTGAGCTCCGTGAGGGGCTTCATGGTGGGCTCCGGGCTGGGTTCCGTGAGGGGCTCCCTGGGCTGTGTGGTGGGCTTCTGCCCGCTCGGGCTCAGCTCCGCCCGTCACGGACACCCCAGTGAAGCGCGAGCAGCACGGCGAGGATCTGAGCAGGtgtttaaattatatttcttTGGTACAAGTTACTTAGACCGCGCACAATAACGCATATAAAGCCTCATTAGTACTTGTCTAAAACCGTTTAGAGAAGCACTAAGAGAAGTACAGAAATTATCACTGACTGCTGCAGGACTTGCTGGTTTATTAAAGCCGAAATGCGCACTTCAGATTTGGCCTGTGTAATGCTCGGTGCAGACAGCACGGTGCTGCCTGGGGACAAGGTGCCATGCAGGGACTGTGTAACCTGACAAAAATACAGTAAGAAGGGTGTTAACATTGAGCCACTTCTAGATAAGGCATTCTAGTACCAGTCATTAACTTAATTCCTACCAGTCTAAAGTATAACAGAACATGTCTGTCGATTTTTAGTCATTAACTTTTAATAAAATAATGCCAACTTAATGTTCTCATTATCTATTAGTTATCTTTTTTTAACTAGATAGAAGAATGACCTGTCAAATATATTGAAGCCCAGCGTTTTCTGTAACCTAATATATCCCTGCAGAAGAAAAGAGTATATGAGGaagtgctgctggctctgctgagagctctgctggAAAGAGAGAGGTCAGACTGGAATGTCTCTCAttgtaaagttttttttttttttactacccATGGGAACATGGCAGGGCAGCCCACAACATGTTTTTGTCCTACAAAATCCACACACTTCAAgacaacaatttaaaaaatggaAGCATCATTCCCTGTGAACTGTGTTTGTTTTCTGAGGTATCTGCTCTTCacattaagaatttttttttggaAAGTCAATGCAAGGGTGTTCCTTTAGTGCAGAACAAAATGTTTCTCCCATATGCTTGAAAGCAAGAAGCTGGAAATGTTACCTCATTTGTAAGACAAATTCTGGTAGCACTTGGGAGGGAAAATGATGGCCTACCTCATGGCATGAAAACAGAAATAAGACAGTAAAAACTCTTCAAACCTTTACCCTTTTGTAGCTTTCTTCTCTGATACTCATGTATGCTAGGCAATTAGATCAGATAAAAAAGCCCAAGAGAAAATTTGCATAAGGATGTAGGTTCAAGCTGTACATTTTTGATGGTGTGACACCTATTATCTCATGGAGACATTACAGCATTTTGTAGATGATGGAGTTCAAGGACTGAAACACACTGACAGTGTCTGAAATGGGAAATATATAATTTTTGCAACAAGAAAGAAGCTGACCAGTGCTGTAGTGGTATCTTTCAGCTGAAGTATGAACACTCTATGAGCCCACATTACTAAAAGTCCTGGCAGTGCATGGAGTGCAACACAGGAAAATGCCTCCGAGCTGCTTTTGTGCAGCCCAAAGAAGCTCAACCATTTCCTAAATACAACTCTCGGACTGAGGAATGTTGCAGGACTTGTCTCCATGCCTGGCAGACAGAAATGATTCCTGTCTCTGTCTTGTCCTGTGGTATAGCCCAGCCTATGGAAAGAGCAGCAAGTGAACAGAAGGACCCTGCTCAACAGGAACAGGCTCTGTGACAGCAGAGGGGCAGTGAGTACCAGTGTGCACTCTGCAGCCTGCACTGTGTGTGCTTTGCAGGCACACAGGAACTCATTTGGCAAAAGCAGAATTACATCTGAGTGAGTGAGTTTCACATGCAAATTGTTTTGTGGGAAATGCAGCTGCTTGACTTGAAACTGAAGTCTCCAAACCTCAAAGAATTTACTGTTCATGCTGGCCACAAAGGGACAGGTTCTTCTCTGGGATACTCAAACCCTGAGAGGGTAATGGGGTCTCTCTGGCCCAATACCTGAAGCAGCCATCACAAGTCTATTAAGTTTGCTGTTCAACTTTTCTGGTTTGAGATCTTGATGATTCAAGTATGTTAAAACATGACTCAAACTTGCAATTAAAAGGTATTTCATTATTACTTTGGAACACGCTGAAGGCTGGCTGATGATGTTGCAGTATTTAACCTTTTGACATAGCTTACTTCTGTTTTTAGAACTTTTTGAGAAGATTGAGGCACCATATTTCTTTCATTAAAACAGCTTAGGGTTTAGAGAGGAAATTACATGAAAGGCTAGGCAGTAAGCCACACTTCTCTTGATTGGTGCATGATTTTTAACCTAACTTTTAAGGATGCCCAAATAACTTTATTTTCCTAAACGTAGTACGAAGATGCCATTTCTGCTTCATTTTGGTCATACCACAGTTCACTGTTTGATAGCTGCCATCATTTCTGCACCCATTTCCCAAAGTTTCTTCCATTCCCTTTCCACTGCTGCTTTTCAGATCACAGTATAAAACCCCAGAAGCCCCAACAACACCCAAGCCCTCAGTCAGATTGCTGCTAGCTCATTAGAATCCCCATAGAGATGGGGAAATACCCCAGTGATTCTCAGCCTCCTGACGTAGCCATGTGTGGTAAGAAATGATATAAAGAGCAAGAAACAGAGCTTAAAATATTAGCTGACTCTTCTGGTGAATCTTCCAGCTAGGTTTCATCATTCATTGTCCAAAAAGCTAACAAGGGAACTCTCTAGATGTATACTGGTACTTTGATGTGACACAACCTGCTTGGAAGTCTCAACAACACTCATCACACACTCAGGTGGTGCCAGACAGTCTCAGAAAACACCCTCTGCCTTTAAAGGAACAAAGACTTTCTCATGCAGAAGTGTAATTAGTAAGCCTGGACTAATTATAGTTCTTTCAAGACTGAAAAAAGCACAGAGAATGTtgtaaaataaaatgtaataCTTTACTTTTCTGTATCTATTTTATCAGCCTGATAAATTATCTACAAATGCATAAAACTTAAGCAACACTGTCCAATGCACTCAGAATGGTCCCAAACTCAATTACAAGTAAAGCACATTAAAGATTTACTGTACAGTAAACAAATGGGTGAAAAACTGTAATTTATTGAAACTCATAACTCAAAAAATATAAGATGCTGTAGTGTACAATATGTTACACAAAGCACCCTGGGGTGCACATTCAAGTCAAGTAATAACTCCATCgccccccaaaccctggtacccCAGTACTTTTTCCATATACAATCATGCACATTTACTCTTCAAGAGGAAGCCCCCAGTATTCTGATGTGTTAAATAGCACCAAAATCAGCATTGTTCATTGAAAAAAATGGGGAGCTAAATTAACTTGGCCATTACTTTTGACAGATATTATACATTCATGGAATTAAACAGTCAAAACTAACCTAAAAAGTGTGTACTGTAACAATTACTGTTCTAATTTGAAGTTCTCCCCGTACAGCAGTAGTGGAGGCTATCTGCTCTAAGCAAAGCTACTTATGTACTTCCTACACACAGCTCATCTGCCTTTTTTGTTGGAAATAAATCTATGAGAGGTGTGGAAAACTTGGATCTTTCAAGAACTACTACTGGTCGTAAGTAATGCAGCTGTTTTAAGGCAAGGTCTCCACAGTCCGTTAGGGCCTTGTCCAAGATTGCCCTCAGATTTTCTAAAGAAGGGGCAGAGGAGGACTCTGACAGCAAGGGCTGGATCTCTGTTAGCTGCCCAGGATTGTTTGGGGTTATGATTACATTTTCATCAtttacaaagttgtttactggtGCATTCCCTTGACTGTCTCCCTCTTTTTGCAACATTTCATCTACTGGCAACTGCTCAGGAGACTCCCATTCTACGACCTCATcacaatcatcatcatcatcatcatcctttcCCTCACTCTCctgaataaattttaaaaatgaagacTCAAATCCCATTGGTTTATATGTCTTTAAATCAAATGGTTTGGACACAGGAGGCTTTTGAAATTTGTCTTTTGTTGCACAAAGTACATTTCTTTTTGCATTCTGATTAACAGCGCTATGTTGACATCCTTCTGGGTCTTTCTCTCTTGGCAACTCTAATTGTAAACTGGACAAAGAAGAGCTATTCTCTCTTTCACTGCTTTCAGAAAGATCTTCAGTTTTACACACAGTTGTCTCCCTGCTGTTAGGCTCTTCAAAAGAGGTGTTCTTGGAACTGTGGTTATATTTTAAAGTGCCTGAATACACAAAGGCACTGGCATCACCATTCACACCGCTCGGCGAACATTGTTTTTGGTCTTCATTACTCTCATCTGGAGGATCACATGCTGGGTTTGCAACAATGGGTTTGTCACTCTCCTGCACGGGCTCAGAATTAGCTGATTTATCCTCGTTAACTTCTACACCTTCTTTATCCAAGTCTGAAGCTGTGTTAGAGCAGGACTGCTTCTCAATCATGATGCCACATTTGACACAAAGGACGAGTTTCTGAAGGCGCTGCTCGATGTACATGTTGGTCATCTGGTGTGTGCGCTTGTAGTGCCTCACGATGCTGCTCTCCAGTTTGACCACAGACAGGCAGCCCTGCACCATGCAGGGGTACTGGGTCTGGTTAGACTTCTCTTTGCACATTTGTAGGGCTTCctcttttgttttgaaatttaGCAAATGCTTTTCCCTGCTTCTGTTAATTCTTTTAGCTCTGTCTTTTAATTGTTTCCCATTCTGCTTGCTTGTGCCAAAGCTGTCTTTCAAACAATTTTGCTCATTTTTATCTTCATCATCTTCCTCCTCTTTGTGATTTCCAAAGAGACTATCATAATATTCACTGTGTCTGAAATATACATGTTGAGAATAGTGACTGTAATTTGTGAAAATTCGATTGCAGCCATTAAGGTCACAATGGATTTCAAAATCTTTGTTTAATTTTTCTTCATTGGCATGTTCTTCTATTAGGTGCCGTTTAAGCTTATTAAATGTATAAAACACAGCATGGCAGTGCGCTTGGTTACAAGCAAATCTGGCAGACTCAGCTTCAGAAAGCAGTTTTTGATCCTCTAAGATTTCATTGTGGAAGTCACTACAATGTTTAGCAAGAGCTTTAGAACACAGAAAACGCTTACCACACTCTTTGTGTTTGCatgcaaatatttttttacatTTGACAAGTTCCCTTTTTGTTCTTGCTTTGTCTTTTTCTAGGCAGAGCTGTTCCTTATTATACTGGTGAACAGTTCTGTAGTGGCGAATCAAACCTTTCTGGTTTGTGAATGCTGAGTTGCAGCTTTTATGTATACAATGAAATGGTTTGTGGTACTTATGCAATATGTAACATAAGTTTCCTTTAGCAACTGTTCTTTTGCTTCCTCTTCCCTGTCTTGCTTCCAGTTCTTCCCTATGACTGTCCAGGGAAGTTATGTTAGATGTTTTTCTTGTTACATCATTGTCTGTCTCCTCATTGGACTCCAAATCAGTCTCAGAACAGCAGTCTTCCTTTTTTGGGTGACACAGCTGTTCAGAGTCCGAGTGTCCAGAGAACCCAACGCTGTTTGCACAGGCAGGCACTGGAGCAGTGCTATTCTTATGCATGTCCTCTGTACACAAACCTACATGATCAAATTTTTCACTAGGACACACCTTGTGAGCCACCCTCTGACAGCCAATTTGATGTTTGTTTCTGTAGTGAATTCGAAGATGCGTTTTTCTTGTAAAAGATCTTTGGCAAATATGACACTTAAATGGTGAATATCGATGCTGGAACATATTTAGCTGAAGAACCATTTCCTTTGAATAGTTATGCTTTTTAACATAATGCATTAAGAGAGCTTCTCTGGTCACAAACTCACATGTACATCCGTGACATTCACAGAAAAATGGTTTAGCTGCCAGTTGAGTAAGGTACTGGCTGGGTAAATTATCTTCTTGATCTTGAAGGTGAAATTTTGAGGTAGCTTCATCAACTGACTCAGGGCACTTGGCATCCCTAGATGAATAGCCCAGGAAAGATTTCTGTCTTGAAGAATTCTGAATGTTATTTTTTAAGCTTAGGTGTTTCAAGCCTAACATTAGTTCCAACATGTTATCTTCAATGTCTAGTTCTTTAGAGCTGTCATAAAAAGATGTTTCTGGGGAAGAAGGACAAGTTTCTTCCCTCAGGCCACTGCTTCCTTTAGCATCTACAGCACAACACACACTTTCTGGAGAGTCAGCATTTGTATCAGAATTATGACCTAACTCTGGACTCATCTCTGTAGGGGATTTACTGTCCTGAGCATCATTCAACAGATCAAGAAAGTATTTAGTTTTCATTTCCATATTTCTTTTACCTTTGAAGTTGTATGGATGGACCCTTCGAAGGTGCTTTTGCATACTTCTGGAATTTTTGTGGGTGGAACAGCAGCCTTCAAAACcacaggaaagatttttttcatcaAAGCAAACTGCCACATTGGAACACTGTTCTTTCATATCTGCTGGATGGAAGACTCCTTCCTGGGACACGACAAAACCTGGAACTGACTGGTTGTGAGCCACTGCTCCAAGGAGCTGTGGGGATGTCTGACCTTGGCTTGCTGCAGCATCTGCCCTGTGCTTCCCACAATGCAGGCTGCAATTACTTTCACTGTTGAGATCTTCACTGTCAGAGAGAGATTCTTCCTTCACCTGTGGAATTTCCTGAGAGCCTGAGGGATCCAAGTTATCATTCAGATTGGAATTTTCAGATTGTTCAAGCAGCCGAGACTCTGGAAGATAACTGGATTTTTCTTCTGAAACCAATCCTTCGAGGTTCAGCGTTTGCTTCCCTTCCCCATTGGACACTTTAATATCATGTGCCGCGAGGTGATTCTGAAATTCAGTCTTTGAATAATAAAACTTCTTACAACCAAAATAGTTACAAGTGTACGACGCATCCCTGAAGTGCTGCGCCTCGTGATGGTAAAGCTGCCCTAAGTCACTGAAAACAATATTACAGCCGTTGAGCTCGCACTTATAGCGAAGGTCATCGTGGGTTTGTTTGTGGTTGAGCAGCTCGTTGACAGAGCCAAACCTGGCGTAGCAGTCCATGGACACGCACATGTAGGGCTGGGGCCCGCAGTGCACGCGCTCGTGCTCCCGCAGGTGGAACGAGGTCATGAAGTGGCGGCGGCAGAACGCGCACTTCTCCCTCCTGTTCTTCATGTCCAAGTAGTGCTTGGCGTTCTCGTCGTTGTTCTGGTGTTCAGCTTTCAGGTGTACGCTCAGGTACTTGAACTGTTTAAATACTCTGGAacaatctgtgccagggcaggggtaGATGTCCCTGTCTTGCAGTTGGCAGTTTTCCAGTTGGCTGAAGGTGACATATTCCTCTGT from Melospiza melodia melodia isolate bMelMel2 chromosome 27, bMelMel2.pri, whole genome shotgun sequence includes:
- the RLF gene encoding zinc finger protein Rlf isoform X1, with the protein product MADAEAEAAARPEVPRVVPALRARLWQLQTELREQEVSEASSRAYCRGFCQTLLQYAGSRGASEHILPFLEVYRISIQSFANARPYLTTECEDVLLVLGRLVLSCFELLLSIPESELPHEVWLGFHQSIQDSHDALLEFGNNNLQILVDITREGVWKNPVLLKILSQQPVETEEANKLITREGPSFLQMRIKHLMKSNCIPQATFLSKLCADSPEIANVSSFRQAYITCVCSMLPNEDSIKEIAKVDCKEVLDIICNLESEGQENTAFILCTTYLTHQLQTANVYCSWELTLFWSKLQRRIDPSLDSFLERCRQFGIIAKTLQHLFFLIRVIQSEAEEAGLAVSVLLCVRALQIRSNGSDEMKTSVCKTIACLLPEDLEVRRACQLTEFLLEPTLNGFNALEELYMQPDQKFDEENALVPNSLRCELLLALKAYWPFDPEFWDWKTLKRHCLKLLGKVASDSEDDAGCHLSLNETDMLETFFSDYDETKEHKYYDGKDTMSHPKEKARVKKPIGSSERYQRWLQYKFFCVLCKRECIEARILHHSKMHMEDGIYTCPVCTKKFKRKEFFVPHVMEHVKMPPSRTHRPKKKIILKKERSPQKATAPSSPPPVFPERSHQTQLPESFDDDTEEYVTFSQLENCQLQDRDIYPCPGTDCSRVFKQFKYLSVHLKAEHQNNDENAKHYLDMKNRREKCAFCRRHFMTSFHLREHERVHCGPQPYMCVSMDCYARFGSVNELLNHKQTHDDLRYKCELNGCNIVFSDLGQLYHHEAQHFRDASYTCNYFGCKKFYYSKTEFQNHLAAHDIKVSNGEGKQTLNLEGLVSEEKSSYLPESRLLEQSENSNLNDNLDPSGSQEIPQVKEESLSDSEDLNSESNCSLHCGKHRADAAASQGQTSPQLLGAVAHNQSVPGFVVSQEGVFHPADMKEQCSNVAVCFDEKNLSCGFEGCCSTHKNSRSMQKHLRRVHPYNFKGKRNMEMKTKYFLDLLNDAQDSKSPTEMSPELGHNSDTNADSPESVCCAVDAKGSSGLREETCPSSPETSFYDSSKELDIEDNMLELMLGLKHLSLKNNIQNSSRQKSFLGYSSRDAKCPESVDEATSKFHLQDQEDNLPSQYLTQLAAKPFFCECHGCTCEFVTREALLMHYVKKHNYSKEMVLQLNMFQHRYSPFKCHICQRSFTRKTHLRIHYRNKHQIGCQRVAHKVCPSEKFDHVGLCTEDMHKNSTAPVPACANSVGFSGHSDSEQLCHPKKEDCCSETDLESNEETDNDVTRKTSNITSLDSHREELEARQGRGSKRTVAKGNLCYILHKYHKPFHCIHKSCNSAFTNQKGLIRHYRTVHQYNKEQLCLEKDKARTKRELVKCKKIFACKHKECGKRFLCSKALAKHCSDFHNEILEDQKLLSEAESARFACNQAHCHAVFYTFNKLKRHLIEEHANEEKLNKDFEIHCDLNGCNRIFTNYSHYSQHVYFRHSEYYDSLFGNHKEEEDDEDKNEQNCLKDSFGTSKQNGKQLKDRAKRINRSREKHLLNFKTKEEALQMCKEKSNQTQYPCMVQGCLSVVKLESSIVRHYKRTHQMTNMYIEQRLQKLVLCVKCGIMIEKQSCSNTASDLDKEGVEVNEDKSANSEPVQESDKPIVANPACDPPDESNEDQKQCSPSGVNGDASAFVYSGTLKYNHSSKNTSFEEPNSRETTVCKTEDLSESSERENSSSLSSLQLELPREKDPEGCQHSAVNQNAKRNVLCATKDKFQKPPVSKPFDLKTYKPMGFESSFLKFIQESEGKDDDDDDDCDEVVEWESPEQLPVDEMLQKEGDSQGNAPVNNFVNDENVIITPNNPGQLTEIQPLLSESSSAPSLENLRAILDKALTDCGDLALKQLHYLRPVVVLERSKFSTPLIDLFPTKKADELCVGST
- the RLF gene encoding zinc finger protein Rlf isoform X2; this translates as MRIKHLMKSNCIPQATFLSKLCADSPEIANVSSFRQAYITCVCSMLPNEDSIKEIAKVDCKEVLDIICNLESEGQENTAFILCTTYLTHQLQTANVYCSWELTLFWSKLQRRIDPSLDSFLERCRQFGIIAKTLQHLFFLIRVIQSEAEEAGLAVSVLLCVRALQIRSNGSDEMKTSVCKTIACLLPEDLEVRRACQLTEFLLEPTLNGFNALEELYMQPDQKFDEENALVPNSLRCELLLALKAYWPFDPEFWDWKTLKRHCLKLLGKVASDSEDDAGCHLSLNETDMLETFFSDYDETKEHKYYDGKDTMSHPKEKARVKKPIGSSERYQRWLQYKFFCVLCKRECIEARILHHSKMHMEDGIYTCPVCTKKFKRKEFFVPHVMEHVKMPPSRTHRPKKKIILKKERSPQKATAPSSPPPVFPERSHQTQLPESFDDDTEEYVTFSQLENCQLQDRDIYPCPGTDCSRVFKQFKYLSVHLKAEHQNNDENAKHYLDMKNRREKCAFCRRHFMTSFHLREHERVHCGPQPYMCVSMDCYARFGSVNELLNHKQTHDDLRYKCELNGCNIVFSDLGQLYHHEAQHFRDASYTCNYFGCKKFYYSKTEFQNHLAAHDIKVSNGEGKQTLNLEGLVSEEKSSYLPESRLLEQSENSNLNDNLDPSGSQEIPQVKEESLSDSEDLNSESNCSLHCGKHRADAAASQGQTSPQLLGAVAHNQSVPGFVVSQEGVFHPADMKEQCSNVAVCFDEKNLSCGFEGCCSTHKNSRSMQKHLRRVHPYNFKGKRNMEMKTKYFLDLLNDAQDSKSPTEMSPELGHNSDTNADSPESVCCAVDAKGSSGLREETCPSSPETSFYDSSKELDIEDNMLELMLGLKHLSLKNNIQNSSRQKSFLGYSSRDAKCPESVDEATSKFHLQDQEDNLPSQYLTQLAAKPFFCECHGCTCEFVTREALLMHYVKKHNYSKEMVLQLNMFQHRYSPFKCHICQRSFTRKTHLRIHYRNKHQIGCQRVAHKVCPSEKFDHVGLCTEDMHKNSTAPVPACANSVGFSGHSDSEQLCHPKKEDCCSETDLESNEETDNDVTRKTSNITSLDSHREELEARQGRGSKRTVAKGNLCYILHKYHKPFHCIHKSCNSAFTNQKGLIRHYRTVHQYNKEQLCLEKDKARTKRELVKCKKIFACKHKECGKRFLCSKALAKHCSDFHNEILEDQKLLSEAESARFACNQAHCHAVFYTFNKLKRHLIEEHANEEKLNKDFEIHCDLNGCNRIFTNYSHYSQHVYFRHSEYYDSLFGNHKEEEDDEDKNEQNCLKDSFGTSKQNGKQLKDRAKRINRSREKHLLNFKTKEEALQMCKEKSNQTQYPCMVQGCLSVVKLESSIVRHYKRTHQMTNMYIEQRLQKLVLCVKCGIMIEKQSCSNTASDLDKEGVEVNEDKSANSEPVQESDKPIVANPACDPPDESNEDQKQCSPSGVNGDASAFVYSGTLKYNHSSKNTSFEEPNSRETTVCKTEDLSESSERENSSSLSSLQLELPREKDPEGCQHSAVNQNAKRNVLCATKDKFQKPPVSKPFDLKTYKPMGFESSFLKFIQESEGKDDDDDDDCDEVVEWESPEQLPVDEMLQKEGDSQGNAPVNNFVNDENVIITPNNPGQLTEIQPLLSESSSAPSLENLRAILDKALTDCGDLALKQLHYLRPVVVLERSKFSTPLIDLFPTKKADELCVGST